A single genomic interval of Paenibacillus macerans harbors:
- a CDS encoding aldo/keto reductase yields MKYASLGRTGLKVSRLCLGTMNFGPATEEQEAFKIMDAALDAGVNFFDTANVYGGPEHRGRTEEIIGRWFAQGGGRREKVVLATKVYGPMDDPLDGPNGEAGLSAYKIRRHLEASLRRLGTDHIELYQMHHIDRNVTWDELWNAFDIAQKQGEIGYVGSSNFAARDLVKAQYEAKAHGALGLVSEQHKYSLLCRLPELEVLPAAGELGIGVIPWSPLDGGILGGNLNPQPGSRTEKQAERVEKLRPQLERFNSLCKELGESAATVALAWTLANPAVTAPIIGPRTLQQFEETLRVVDVELSEDTLKAIDEIFPGPGGEAPKAYAW; encoded by the coding sequence ATGAAGTATGCCAGTTTGGGAAGAACCGGGTTGAAGGTCAGCCGTCTTTGCCTGGGCACGATGAATTTCGGGCCGGCGACGGAGGAGCAGGAGGCGTTCAAAATTATGGACGCGGCCCTTGATGCCGGGGTCAATTTTTTTGATACGGCCAATGTGTACGGCGGCCCCGAACACCGCGGGCGGACCGAGGAAATCATCGGCCGCTGGTTCGCGCAGGGCGGAGGCCGCCGCGAGAAAGTGGTGCTGGCCACCAAGGTGTACGGCCCGATGGACGATCCTCTGGACGGCCCGAACGGAGAGGCCGGGTTGTCGGCTTATAAAATCCGCCGCCATCTGGAGGCTTCTTTGCGGCGGCTCGGTACGGATCATATCGAACTGTACCAAATGCATCATATCGACCGCAACGTCACGTGGGATGAGCTTTGGAACGCTTTTGACATCGCGCAGAAACAGGGGGAAATCGGCTATGTCGGCTCGAGCAACTTTGCCGCCCGGGATTTGGTCAAGGCTCAGTATGAAGCCAAGGCGCACGGGGCGCTGGGACTCGTCTCCGAGCAGCACAAATACAGCCTGCTATGCCGGCTGCCGGAGCTGGAAGTGCTGCCCGCGGCCGGAGAGTTGGGCATCGGCGTAATCCCCTGGAGCCCGCTGGACGGGGGCATACTCGGCGGCAATCTCAACCCGCAGCCGGGATCCCGCACCGAGAAGCAGGCCGAACGGGTCGAGAAGCTGCGCCCGCAGCTGGAGCGGTTCAACAGCCTGTGCAAAGAGCTGGGCGAATCCGCAGCCACGGTGGCCTTGGCCTGGACATTGGCCAATCCGGCCGTCACGGCGCCGATTATCGGGCCGCGTACGCTGCAGCAGTTCGAGGAGACGCTGCGCGTCGTCGATGTGGAGCTGAGCGAAGATACGCTGAAGGCGATCGACGAAATTTTTCCGGGCCCGGGCGGGGAGGCTCCGAAAGCGTACGCTTGGTAA